The following is a genomic window from Mycobacterium parmense.
GCGTGACCCCCGCCTCGGCCCCGATGCGGCGCTCGACGGTGTCGACGTCGGTGATGGCGCGCAAGCGCTCGGTGGACAGCAGCACGTCGTCGTGCTCGGGGACGGCGCCGGCGACCAACGAGGTGCGACCGCCCTGCACGGTCACGTGCGCGCCCGCGTCGCGGCACACGCGCAGCACCCCGGCGACCTGCTCGGCCGAGCCGGGCCTGACCAGGGCGCCGGCCCGGCCCCGGTAGCGGCCGGTGTAGTCGACGCTGCGCGCCGCGAGCACGTCGGGATCGGTGACGACATGGTTCGAGCCGACAATGGCTTTCAGGTCCTCGAGGCTGCCGGGCATGCTCGCGGTTATAGCACCGCTTGCGGCGGGTCCCGGCGCCGGTGCGCGAAAGCAGCCTCGGGAAAAACCCTAGAACTCCTTGTGGTTGACGTCGGTCACCAGCCCGCCGTCCATGACGAACTCGCTGCCGGTCGCATAGGAGGATTCGTCGCTGGCCAGGAACACCACGAACGTCGCGACCTCCCGCACCTCGCCCGGCCGGCCCATCGGGATGGTGACCAGGTCCTCGGGCAGGTGCGCGGTCATCGGGGTGCGGATGAAGCCCGGGTGGATCGAATTGACCCGAATGTTCAACGGCGCCAACTCCAATGCGGCCGACTTGGCCAGCCCGCGCACCCCCCACTTCGACGCGACATACGGGTGCACCGCCGGGGCGCCACGCAGGCCCTCGATGGACGACACGTTGATGATCGAGCCCCCGCCGGCCGCGGTCATCGGCTCGACGGCCACCCGCATGCCCAGGAAGGTGCCCGTCAGGTTGACGTCGATCACCCGCTGCCACTTGCCCAGGTCGAAATTCTTGAGTTGCCCGAGCGCGACGGTGCCGGCGTTGTTCACCAGCACGTTGAGCTTTCCGAACTCGCCGACGGCCGTGGCGACCGCGGCGTCCCACTGGTCGGGCTGGGTGACGTCGAGGTGCACATAACGCGCGGAGTCACCGATCTCGTCGGCCAGCGCCTTGCCCTGGTCGTCGAGGATGTCGCCGATCACCACCTTGGCGCCCTCCTCGACCAGCAGCCGCGCGTCTTCGGCGCCCATGCCGCCGGCGCCGCCACTGATCAGCGCTACCTTGCCGTCTACCCGTCCCACGCGGGTCTCCTTTCGTTAGGTGCTCACCAAAGCGTTTGGTGCATAGAGGCCTTTG
Proteins encoded in this region:
- a CDS encoding glucose 1-dehydrogenase → MGRVDGKVALISGGAGGMGAEDARLLVEEGAKVVIGDILDDQGKALADEIGDSARYVHLDVTQPDQWDAAVATAVGEFGKLNVLVNNAGTVALGQLKNFDLGKWQRVIDVNLTGTFLGMRVAVEPMTAAGGGSIINVSSIEGLRGAPAVHPYVASKWGVRGLAKSAALELAPLNIRVNSIHPGFIRTPMTAHLPEDLVTIPMGRPGEVREVATFVVFLASDESSYATGSEFVMDGGLVTDVNHKEF